A window from Podospora bellae-mahoneyi strain CBS 112042 chromosome 1 map unlocalized CBS112042p_1, whole genome shotgun sequence encodes these proteins:
- the CKB2 gene encoding casein kinase 2 regulatory subunit (EggNog:ENOG503NWRA; COG:D; COG:K; COG:T) yields MAGMDDFVSDSDSDYTSYWRDWFISSRGNEYYCEIDEDYLTDRFNLTGLNTEVQYYQYALDLITDVFDLDCDDEMRETIEKSARHLYGLIHARYIVTTRGLAKMLEKYKKCDFGKCPRVMCHSHPLLPMGLSDVANQKAVKLYCARCEDIYNPKSTRHSAIDGAYFGTSFHNILFQVYPALVPPKTTERYVPRVYGFKVHAAAALVRWQNKERGEMRRRLRKMEVDSGFAKVDGEDDDEDEEEEDEEEEMMEDAMDHNPAAVVQYRGAGEVATLQ; encoded by the exons ATGGCCGGCATGGATGATTTTGTAAGCGACTCAGACAGTGACTACACCAGTTACTGGAGGGATTGG TTCATCTCGTCGCGCGGCAACGAATACTATTGCGAAATCGATGAAGACTACCTGACAGACCGCTTCAACCTGACGGGACTGAACACCGAGGTTCAGTACTACCAATACGCGCTCGACCTGATCACGGACGTGTTCGACCTCGACTGCGACGATGAGATGCGTGAGACCATAGAAAAGTCGGCGAGGCATTTGTATGGACTTATTCACGCTCGGTATATCGTCACTACGCGCGGCCTGGCAAAGATG CTGGAGAAGTACAAGAAATGCGACTTTGGAAAATGCCCCCGCGTAATGTGccattcccaccccctcctcccgatGGGCCTCTCGGACGTGGCCAACCAAAAGGCTGTCAAGCTCTACTGCGCCCGTTGCGAGGACATCTACAACCCCAAATCAACCCGCCACTCCGCCATTGACGGGGCCTATTTTGGGACCTCATTCCACAACATCCTCTTCCAGGTCTATCCCGCTCTGGTGCCCCCCAAGACCACAGAGCGGTACGTTCCCCGCGTCTACGGATTCAAGGTGCACGCCGCGGCTGCCCTGGTGAGGTGGCAGAacaaggagaggggggagatgaggaggaggttgcggaagatggaggtggaCAGCGGCTTTGCCAAGGTGGAcggggaggacgacgatgaggacgaagaggaggaggacgaagaggaggagatgatggaggatgcTATGGATCACAACCCTGCGGCGGTGGTGCAATACCggggtgctggagaggtCGCTACACTGCAGTGA
- a CDS encoding uncharacterized protein (EggNog:ENOG503NZ0D; COG:O) produces the protein MDSLYAPGVEAGPRSSSRSPLHLHPHHGPQHQLHLHSGREAGDSQQIQHSHSNHSLPALSVPRVDSFPGNSPVFPADLSGYASNYNNRRADIKTVAHEAHQHRQQQTHQRKQLPHQRQGQEVGRHTDTPASSTTPGLFDGLSSPAVTPNSPAQPTSHRGHGVTPLREESSAVKAWRQKLFDLEDIVLLSNEEYETYFPWTDNIYSHRSTQQYKSKPFEAKYYDCRLKGRPSGTKKSDDPLKKKRKRNARGLGLCDVKIKITKYEPGSTAELEAAATNNPELGQALARIRHQDQVFYTFQRINGSVTNGIGDGKPAEHKHDLARSDQIKKSTRHRELAEQERERKRLKRQKDVKRPPKPSSLSPWKATGLAAETGKKHAKEGVIKFYASCFCPFSQRVWIALEAKGFDYQYCEIYPLQKPKPTLLLEANPRGLVPAIRQGDWACAESTVILEYVGVVPTWALMLSRDTPSMLTSELKKLVDSGHGNLVLLPTDARLKANCRLWIEFINSRIVPSFYLLVSATEEEPKRQAAEKLERDIAELVQHAEENGPFFLGDHFSLVDIHLAPFAIRLPYLLRQLPGWTQPLLEMRWKKWVDALEQNEYVKNTTSKPELYEKSMGDLIKAFQARFQGGDV, from the exons ATGGATTCATTGTATGCGCCTGGCGTTGAAGCTGGGCCCCGTTCTTCAAGCCGCTCCCCACTGCACTTACACCCACATCACGGACCGCAGCATCAACTTCACCTTCACAGCGGCCGGGAAGCTGGGGATTCGCAACAAATCCAACACTCTCACTCGAACCATAGCCTACCTGCTCTAAGTGTGCCACGAGTTGATAGTTTTCCGGGCAATAGTCCTGTCTTTCCCGCTGACTTGAGTGGGTATGCCAGCAACTATAACAACCGTCGAGCTGATATCAAAACCGTGGCCCATGAAGCACACCAGCAtcgacagcaacaaacacaccAGAGAAAGCAACTGCCTCATCAGCGCCAAGGCCAGGAGGTCGGGAGGCATACCGACACACCTGCGTCTTCTACTACGCCTGGCCTTTTTGACGGCTTGAGCTCACCCGCAGTGACACCGAACTCACCCGCTCAGCCAACATCACACCGTGGGCATGGCGTCACTCCGCTGAGAGAGGAGTCCTCGGCGGTCAAAGCATGGAGACAAAAGTTGTTTGATCTGGAGGATATCGTGTTACTGAGCAACGAGGA GTACGAGACGTACTTCCCCTGGACCGACAACATTTACAGCCACCGCTCGACGCAACAGTACAAGAGCAAGCCCTTTGAAGCGAAGTATTATGACTGTCGTCTCAAGGGCCGCCCTTCGGGAACCAAAAAGTCAGATGACcccctgaagaagaagaggaaacgAAATGCTCGCGGTCTTGGCTTGTGCGATGTCAAGATAAAAATTACCAAGTATGAGCCAGGTTCTACTGCGGAACTGGAAGCTGCCGCCACGAACAATCCGGAACTTGGGCAGGCTCTTGCGCGTATCCGACATCAGGACCAAGTTTTTTACACTTTTCAACGCATCAACGGAAGTGTCACAAACGGCATTGGCGACGGCAAACCAGCAGAGCACAAACATGACTTGGCAAGGAGTGATCAAATCAAGAAGAGCACAAGACATCGAGAGTTGGCCGAGCAGGAGAGGGAACGGAAGCGGTTGAAACGACAGAAGGATGTGAAACGCCCACCAAAGCCGTCGTCATTATCACCTTGGAAGGCAACGGGGCTTGCCGCCGAGACCGGAAAGAAGCATGCCAAAGAAGGCGTGATCAAGTTTTACGCATCCTGTTTCTG CCCCTTTTCGCAACGAGTCTGGATTGCTCTGGAAGCCAAAGGGTTTGACTATCAATATTGCGAGATCTACCCTCTGCAAAAGCCGAAGCCTACCCTGCTGCTCGAAGCGAATCCGAGAGGCCTGGTGCCCGCCATTCGACAAGGTGACTGGGCTTGCGCAGAAAGCACAGTCATTCTTGAATATGTAGGTGTTGTGCCCACCTGGGCGTTGATGCTTAGTCGTGATACGCCTTCGATGCTGACAAGTGAGTTGAAAAAGCTCGTAGATTCAGGCCATGGAAATTTAGTATTGCTGCCTACTGATGCAAGATTGAAAGCAAATTGTCGGCTGTGGATAGAATTC ATAAACTCAAGAATAGTTCCATCATTTTACCTCCTCGTATCGGCTACTGAAGAGGAACCCAAGAGACAAGCGGCGGAAAAGCTGGAGCGAGATATCGCCGAGCTGGTCCAACACGCCGAAGAAAACGGACCGTTCTTCTTGGGTGACCACTTCAGTCTTGTCGACATTCACCTCGCCCCTTTTGCGATCCGTTTGCCTTACCTTCTTCGCCAACTGCCGGGATGGACGCAACCtctgttggagatgaggtggAAGAAGTGGGTTGATGCGCTGGAGCAGAATGAGTATGTCAAGAATACGACGAGTAAACCGGAGCTCTATGAGAAGTCGATGGGAGATCTGATCAAGGCATTTCAGGCTAGATTCCAGGGGGGTGATGTCTGA
- the RIC1 gene encoding WD40 repeat protein (EggNog:ENOG503NWUQ; COG:D; COG:K; COG:T): protein MYWPLGTPRIYATNTVRQPGALPSSVSHDGLPPPTPGAGASGQTPDQNSSLLSPNPSTSQDGLLPPPTPMTPMTPGIKSVEHDYPEDGTPEHSPGPELPGIPLHEPVVALRVARSGHLFATITPTSMTVWQTKPTVVLAVVVRSEASLESYGTNINLLLRPDSAIFVVHTSLGYLITYSLATDADSRVYKPHFASHTNVQRRRQSHAGDPGYTAPDQILWGPGEGAGVRDVSIRFRMVIKVDAGIESALALDDELVVATRKPAAVQCIRWSPDSSGSQTTTELLSRMAWLEKKVTVKEMTHDRPMNLSTWITSDGKAYAVQRLNPNQKSSESDETPDPKKLFKGYCFHVPSTEQHHAVRCVINARFSLIAVGCADGTVRVYSARDYSGNIPSSHTHSVPVSPGASGKLTTLSYSPDGYCLFAGYEKGWATWSVYGKPLSSSFHADHLIASTNGEEWLSGVQDAAWVGGACELLLTNKNHDAIWLLEMARSAVTGCYSPANLFRTVLQSTASVMVYRGYDLPDLTSISAEPSLWHTARIPSTYLLNQWPIKCTAISADGRYVAVAGRRGLAHYSVNSGRWKTFANDALENEFQVRGGLCWYQNILVAAVEANRSFELRLYSREAALDSGTALFVQQMSAPVVLITSTGEDSLLAYTYDNLLYHYIFAPASGSIRLIEVGHIAFHGIVRSPARVRGLSWILPERQLLEGDPSQDVAHASVLFLVDGKLVLLRPSVQENNLKYDMRVICHNVEYYTSMRDQPFLEVASQRSGELQNGPSDPSLQDSLWIFDGTELKAWADMDPVLKAISGEVSRDIPSMISTPVDFYPLSTLLGKAIILGVESELIQRRDINFSFFRFCIRTHLFLPDILRSYLVANKSTEALQLAREHEHLEYFAHALEVLLHHVLDEEVDAHPPPAPENAILPRVLSLLSCFKQYLDIVVQCTRKTELRSWRTLFAYLPPPQELFEESLQRGSLKTAGGYLLVLHTFDELATASEQSVRLLSRAMLEEDWELCKELARFLAALDETGDTLREAMEMVNIPTRGRPDRGVVAGNGLMGRLEIPSSGVFRPIGDASRRIGGSDSELEGQSASDAGSIISGTRSENRDDYS from the exons ATGTACTGGCCGCTTGGAACCCCGCGAATATATGCGACCAACACCGTTCGCCAACCCGGCGCCCTTCCCAGCTCTGTGTCTCACGATGGCTTGCCGCCTCCCACTCCCGGCGCAGGAGCCTCGGGACAAACACCTGACCAGAATTCGTCTCTGTTATCGCCCAACCCGTCAACGAGCCAGGATGGGCtgcttccacctcccacccccatgACGCCAATGACGCCGGGCATCAAATCTGTCGAGCATGACTATCCAGAAGACGGAACCCCTGAGCATTCTCCAGGACCAGAACTCCCTGGCATTCCCCTTCACGAACCCGTTGTTGCTTTGCGCGTGGCTCGGTCCGGTCACCTCTTCGCTACCATCACACCCACCTCCATGACGGTGTGGCAGACCAAG CCTACTGTCGTCCTTGCCGTGGTTGTGCGATCAGAAGCCTCTCTCGAATCTTATGGAACAAACATCAACTTGCTTTTGCGACCCGACTCTGCCATATTCGTTGTACATACAAGCCTGGGATACCTGATAACCTATTCCCTGGCCACAGATGCCGACTCCCGAGTATACAAACCGCATTTTGCCAGCCATACCAATGTTCAGCGCAGACGCCAAAGCCACGCTGGGGATCCTGGATACACTGCCCCAGATCAGATACTGTGGGGCCCAGGTGAAGGGGCCGGCGTGCGAGATGTGAGCATTCGCTTCCGGATGGTGATTAAGGTGGATGCTGGGATCGAGAGCGCTTTGGCgttggatgatgagttggtggtggctacGCGCAAGCCTGCCGCTGTACAGTGCATACGTTGGTCACCCGACAGCTCGGGCAGCCAGACCACCACGGAATTACTGAGCAGAATGGCTTGGCTGGAGAAAAAGGTTACAGTCAAAGAGATGACGCACGACAGACCTATGAATCTTTCGACCTGGATAACGAGTGATGGAAAGGCATATGCGGTTCAGCGGCTGAATCCAAATCAGAAGTCGAGCGAGTCTGACGAAACACCAGACCCCAAGAAGTTATTCAAGGGTTATTGCTTTCATGTACCAAGCACTGAGCAGCATCATGCTGTACGGTGCGTGATCAATGCTCGGTTCTCATTAATCGCCGTTGGTTGCGCAGATGGCACTGTCCGCGTGTATTCGGCTCGCGATTATTCTGGAAATATCCCATCTTCCCATACCCACAGTGTTCCTGTCTCTCCTGGTGCATCGGGAAAGCTTACCACGCTGAGCTACTCACCAGATGGCTACTGCTTGTTTGCCGGGTACGAGAAGGGATGGGCCACGTGGAGCGTATACGGAAAGCCActcagcagcagctttcATGCTGATCATTTGATTGCTTCGACAAACGGAGAGGAGTGGCTCTCTGGAGTCCAGGATGCTGCTTGGGTCGGTGGCGCTTGTGAGCTGCTCTTGACCAACAAGAACCACGATGCGATTTGGCTTTTGGAAATGGCACGAAGCGCAGTTACTGGCTGCTACAGTCCTGCAAACTTGTTTCGCACCGTTCTCCAAAGCACCGCGAGCGTCATGGTCTACAGAGGCTATGACTTGCCCGACCTCACATCCATCTCTGCTGAGCCTTCGCTCTGGCACACAGCCAGAATACCATCTACCTATCTGCTCAATCAATGGCCGATCAAGTGTACGGCCATATCGGCTGATGGCCGGtatgttgctgttgcgggCCGGAGAGGGCTGGCGCATTACAGCGTGAACAGTGGCCGGTGGAAGACTTTTGCCAACGATGCCTTGGAAAACGAGTTTCAAGTAAGAGGAGGGCTGTGTTGGTACCAGAATATACTGGTAGCTGCTGTCGAGGCCAACAGGTCTTTCGAGCTGCGTCTATATTCTCGCGAGGCGGCCCTTGATAGCGGTACAGCTCTGTTTGTTCAACAGATGTCGGCACCCGTGGTTCTCATCACTTCCACAGGTGAAGACTCACTATTGGCCTACACATACGACAATCTGTTATATCACTACATCTTTGCCCCCGCATCAGGCTCGATTCGGCTGATAGAGGTCGGCCATATCGCATTTCACGGCATTGTGAGATCACCTGCAAGAGTGAGAGGACTGAGCTGGATTTTGCCGGAGCGACAACTGCTGGAGGGTGACCCATCACAGGATGTTGCCCACGCATCTGTCTTGTTTCTGGTAGATGGgaagctggtgttgttgcgacCTTCGGTTCAAGAGAATAACCTGAAATACGACATGCGTGTCATCTGTCACAATGTCGAGTATTATACCAGTATGAGGGACCAGCCGTTCTTGGAAGTGGCCTCGCAGAGATCAGGCGAACTTCAAAACGGGCCCTCCGATCCAAGTCTGCAGGATTCTCTCTGGATCTTTGATGGCACCGAGCTCAAAGCCTGGGCGGATATGGATCCCGTGCTGAAGGCGATATCGGGGGAAGTGTCAAGGGACATACCATCCATGATTTCTACACCTGTCGACTTCTATCCACTTTCGACACTTCTCGGAAAGGCGATCATCCTCGGTGTCGAATCAGAGCTGATTCAACGCCGTGATATCAATTTTTCATTCTTCCGTTTTTGTATCAGG ACACACCTTTTCCTACCCGATATCCTCCGGTCATATTTGGTTGCGAATAAGTCTACAGAGGCGTTACAACTTGCTCGGGAGCATGAGCACCTTGAATATTTTGCGCACGCTCTCGAGGTACTGCTGCATCATGTCTTGGACGAGGAAGTGGACGCGCATCCGCCTCCGGCACCTGAGAATGCAATTCTGCCTCGTGTGCTGTCTCTTCTGTCATGCTTCAAGCAGTACCTCGACATTGTTGTGCAATGTACACGCAAAACCGAACTTCGTTCCTGGCGCACCTTATTCGCCTATctaccccccccccaggAGCTGTTCGAAGAAAGCCTTCAGCGTGGGAGCCTCAAGACAGCGGGCGGGTACCTCCTGGTTCTTCATACATTCGACGAGTTGGCGACTGCGAGCGAACAGAGTGTGCGCCTGTTGAGTCGAGCAATGCTCGAAGAGGATTGGGAGCTATGCAAGGAGCTCGCGCGCTTTTTGGCCGCGCTTGATGAGACTGGAGATACGCTTCGAGAAGCTATGGAAATGGTAAACATCCCAACACGGGGACGACCAGacaggggggtggtggcagggAACGGGCTTATGGGGAGACTAGAGATACCCTCGAGTGGTGTATTCAGGCCGATAGGCGATGCTTCGAGACGTATTGGAGGGAGCGATTCAGAGCTGGAGGGTCAATCAGCCAGTGATGCGGGGAGCATTATCAGCGGCACCCGGTCGGAAAACAGAGACGACTATTCATAG